The Silurus meridionalis isolate SWU-2019-XX chromosome 6, ASM1480568v1, whole genome shotgun sequence genome contains the following window.
TGTTGTCTTATTTAACTCGTGTATTGGTTATGTAGGACCTTGGGCCTGGAGGAAAATTGTTTCATGTCACTTGTGTACTTTACTACCTGTAGGGCTGAAACGACGATAAAGCCTTTGAGATGCTGTATAATCAACGACTAACCAATTCACAGTCATAGACCtatgggtttttattttaaatgacaaatCTTCAAGAAAACATGTATTTCACATTTCATCACATAAAGCCTGTGTAAACAAATTGATTGAAGGCAAAGGATGAGCAAACACATCCCTGATTGTAGTGCACAAATATACAGCATGTggtaatgaaaaaataaataaatccaccatAGCCCTGCTTATTTATTAAGTAACTAAGAAGAGTGAAATGTTGTCTCGTTTAATGCAGACAGAACGTCTGAATAAGTGAATTGTCAGTGCTACATAGGCTTTGAGAATACATACAGCCAACAGAGTCTCCCTACACAAAACAGTCTCTAATAAGATCTATAAAACCAAATGTACTTCCTATCCCACACTGCACACATCACAACGACTACATTGTTAAGAGCTATGCCATTCTAATGcaagtgaaaagaaataaaaaatagtaatgaATTTTTAACAGTTCTGGTCAATAGACAAAGGTTTGCATTATGATCATCAAGGCTATTAGATATTAAAGGCTGCTAAAGAGTACAGCATGTGGGATTTTGGGTTCCATATTGTTTGCTAATTGACACCTTTTAGATCAAGGAGCTGCACACCCAAATGCTAGTGCCACAAAAATGTAGTACTTCAGCCCATACTGCAATCTTTCCCAAATCAGTTTCCGATTAGCAGCATTAGTCAGTACCTGATGTAAAAGCTTAATAAAACATCCTCTTTTTTTTAGACAACTGTTTATCTGCTCATGATAATTAACATAGATCTACTCTCTAAATCAAGCTTAAAATGTCAGCGCTCGATGTATATTTTGTTACACTTAAGGTTTTAAATTGCATTTCTTAGGACCCTTCGCAGTAATGTAAAGCTATAATAGATGCGGTCAAGGCTGTGATGTCACACTTCGCCTTCATCAAGTCGCGCTAGTTGCCTTTCGAGTGCGTCAATCCTGTGACCCTGAGCTAACACAAGTGCTCGGAGGGCACGAACTTCTGTCAGAATGTCAGCCAGCTGATCGTCCTGGGAAAGGAAACAGATGAATACAGCATTATAAGGAAAGAAAGGGACAGaatgtaatacaaaaaaagaaaaaggaaactcTAAATCAGTGTAATCTTGTTGCACTTGGTGTTGTTAAAGACCCAGTTTGTTTTTATACCCCTTTCCTCGTGCGGTCCGTCCCTCCTTCAACTTCCCTCCTAAATAGTGGTGTCCTCTCACTCCCTGTCTGTCTGGCAGCAGTGTTCGTGCTGAGAGCGGTAGTGCTGATGCTAGTAGCCGAGTTGCTCTGAGGTAGCAGTTTCGGTCTTCCGCGCAGTGTGTTATATTTGGACGCAGGAACGTTGTAGCTGCCACTCATGGAGACTAAGATGGGGGGTGCATCTTGCCCTGCAATCCAGTCTTCGGCCAGTAGAGAGGGCTCTAAGCCTGCAGTGTCTGGATACAGATCCCCCTGGAACAGGTCTGACTGGAAAGCATTTATATGACAGCAATGTTAAATCGGTTCCAATTTCTTAACAATACGTCATCTTTTAGAACACAGATTTAACAATCTCTTAGATATTTgagcaaatatttaatatactcTGGTGAATTGTAAAAACTATGTATCTTTTATATGACACGGAAAATATCTGTTCAAATGTGGTTTCAGGCTCATGTGTTCTGCAAAAAGCCCGGTTTTATACTCTTATCAAATAACAGAGATATAAGCAATAGTGCAATCTTAGTTAGCCACAAATTTTCAGACAAGAGAAAAACATCTACAATGAGGAATAGCCAGTTCATATGTAAAACATTAAGAAGGCTCTATGTTAAAGTTTGTTTGCAACATATCAtgtgcttttctcttttttttcctatatgATGAATAATTCATATAGGCTTCTATGTACATTCATGCAAAACACGAGTCTTTTGGAGCACTCTGGCAACCCGAGCTCATGAATGGAATTACCTTGATGACATATTTGTGCATTCATGTATTGGTAGCGACTTCTTGAATAGGTAAATTTCCACCTCAATATGTTTCTAATATTACTAATATAGAAtttgcattaaaacaaacaGTGAACACAACTGACCTTTCTTGGCACAGTCATGGAAATGGGCTCAATCTTCCTCTCGTGAAGTTTATAAAACCTGGATGAAATGAAaggaaacacacaaaaagatATAAGAATGGTCAGACATTGTACTCAGGTAACATGATTTTATGGATTGTATGGgtttgtgagttttttttaagCTACTTTTACCTGGCAATCTCACACTTGTTAACATCTACTCCTCTCTTGCTGAGGAAACCAGCTCCTCGCTGAGGCTCCTTGCTACTGTAGAGACTAAGGAAGTGGATGTAGGGAGACTCATTGGTCACCTCAAAGTAGCGAATGGTGCAGTCACCCTGAAAGATAGATTATGGGAAATTAATAAATAGGTATAACTTTTAACAAGGCTTGGTAGCACATTCAAATCTAAGCACTAAAATTTCATAGATCATGGATGTTAAAGCTCTAAAAAGGGTTACaatgaaatgattttaaatgaatattctaaaaaaaaagaaaaagagagctaGTCTCTGTAATTTCACTAAAAGGCAAAACTAGGTAAATATACACCACCATCTGGCaaactgaatatttttaaaGAAGCTCCTGAATTTCTAGTATTATTTATAAAGGATTTCACCATCaggtatgaataaaataaatactttttcaaTAATTATATGGCTAATAACAAATGGTTGTTattgcaataacaataattgtAATGCCATTGAGCTgtaggttctttttttttggcacaaaTGTTAGTAATAAGTAACCAGTGAAATCTCTGAAATGTCTTTGGTAAAAGTGACAGTGTATATCTGAATACGTTTTACCTTTCCACACAGATACACCATGTTTGTATCTGGGTCATAGAAAGGAAGGAGAACTCCATTACTGGTGTCCATTTCCTGAACAGCCATTGGCTCGGAGAGATCTttctaataattaaaacaacacACATAAGAAcataaattgtaaattgtaacctgtgtataatattataaaaaatatttgtaactaAAAAACAAATGCTGGATGGGCGTGTATGAGTGCAATGGAACATTGGTATATTACAATATGCTACAGGATTTATGAAACTGTGTGACAcgtaaaaattatataataggTAAACTACAGTAGATAGACAGATATTGTTAGGAAGCTAACATCTGAGAAAAACCTTCAAAGCTAGCTAATGTTAAATAACATCCAAATTAAAAATAGCAAACTTTAGAGGGTATTATCACAGCTTGCTAGTTAATGTTAACTACCATATTTCCAACGATGTCAGATAAATCCTAAAGTTTGCTTGGTAGTTTTAAAATTTATCACCGAATTAGCTAAGTAGGGGGTAAAAATGCATGTTTGTGAAAGTAACTAAGCCTGAAAAGTAAACAAGTAAGGctgttattgtcatttttttgcaCTTGAGTTGTGCTTGATCTATGATATGGCTCAAATACTTATACTGAGTACCATACTGTGAATCTCAGTGCTACTATTAGGActtaaaaacattgaaaatttGGTATACTATATGTAgaaattatcaatataataatcaatatttttttatcgtctaatgtggtggtggtgtttgtcTTACCGTATCCCATAAAGCCAGCTGTCTCTCACTCATGCGGCTAAATCCGGTTGTCAGGATTTTTCCATCAGCAAGGAAGACACCTCTCATTGGCCTGGTGCCCTCATGAGCCTTTTCCCGCACCTGAGGGAAAGAGCGggataaaaacagaaacagttcATGTTAAACAGCCACGCAGTATACAGTTAGGAGAGACGAATACAAAAAGTCTAAACCATTAGAGATTAGAAGTTTGGCTGTAGTAATGAAGGTGACTCTGTAAATGCAGGGTGATTTAGTTgtacatttgctgttaaaaataGTGGAAGAAATTAGCTTTTAATGGGTTTAataacaaatcattggtcaggaaatTAGCAAGAACTAAACTAAATGATAAAGTCACTCATTACAGATATATTTCCAAAGTAACTATGATAGGGTATGAAAGGTAAAACTGCAGACAGCTTTTTATAGAAAGAAGAGTCAATGCTGTTCCATTTAGTGTTGATGTTCTTCAAAACCCAGACACATGCTAAATTTtgacaagaaaacatttttaaacattaaaatcattattattttaactttatGTACAAGAAGGCTATATGGTAAACGTCAGGGTTTCTAGCTGGTTTCCCAAACAGCAACAGTTATTGAGCAAGTAGTCACAGGAGCTCTCAGAAGTGTGTGATTTGTTTGACTAATGATTAGTTATTACAACCATTAAAAATCTTTACTCATTTTGGGCTtgacttgtttttgttttttacagaaaatttcttttttatgtttgttttattataatttacttTTAATGAGGAATTTGTAAAAACAAGGTTTATTCTGTGaatgcggcccgggttcgatccccggtcagggaaccaaccccagccattagggttgcacaagccttagtgccggtcccaagcccagataaatgggaaggggttgcgttaggaagggcatccagcgtaaaaacgtgccaaatcaaacatgcggatggtccgctgtggcgacccctaatgggagaagctgaaagaacaTCAAAGTGAATAATACACAATCATTCGATATCACATTATAATTgtagatgaaaagaaaaaagaaaggaatacaaaattttattattcacATGATTTTCAGGAAATAGGATCCAACTTCCGGGTGATCATGTGACATTTCAGATGCGAATGCATTCAGGTAACAGGGCTATGTGAATGTTGTGTAAACTAGAATGTACATTTTTCAAGAGCTATAATGAAAGGTTCATTGGGAAAAACATTTCAAGTATGGGATGCAAGATAGAATCACTTGcattaatgcaaaaataaaataaaatgattttaaaaaatgtgagattttggaaatattttaattatactgtaattatactgtattatactgcCTATTTCCAAAGGTATTGACATTTGAAGTTATGCATCTGATATATACACATTTGTTGTGGAAGACACTTAAGCTgtgttcaaaatattttttatattcaagatacataaacatttgtacaaataatattGTGGGACACAAATGGCACACATTTAGAGAATAGGCTCTGGGCTGAGAATAACACTTGGATTTTTATCTGTAAGGAAAGCAGCCTGTAACTGGAGCTCACATGATCCTTCTATTGTAAGACACGTCTTCTGTAGGCCCCCTAGCCACGTTAAAACTGACCTTAAGTATAGTGCCTCGTCGAGGGTCAATAACCCGCAAGGCTTTGTCTTTGCAGGTAGTACAGATCACGCTCCCCTCTCTGTTCCAGCACACACTGTAGATCTGATCTGGATGAGCATCACTCAGCTCATACACCAGCTCACCAGTGCCAATATCCCATATGCACAATAGGTTATCACAACCTGAGAAAAagtcaaaataaacaaagagaaagaaactcTTCAGTTGCACACATGTAGTAACAAATCTCAAAGCATGAGTGCAAGAATTTACAATTTCAACATTTGCATGCTAATGCAAATTAGTTGTAGGAGTGTCGTCCCTGGCTGTGCTTCTTACACATCACTTGCACAGAAAAACTCCCTGGAATCGGTTTCATAAACAAAATGTAGGCAtttcccaaaacacacaaaactataGACACAATTTTAAGACCAGAAAAGGTGATAAACTGACAGGAGATGGAATGGTATTTTTCTTATCTTCATCTATCTAG
Protein-coding sequences here:
- the coro1b gene encoding coronin-1B, giving the protein MSFRRGVVRQSKFRHVFAQAWKAEQCVDDIRVTRVTWDGQLCVANPKFIAVITEAGGGGAFLVLPLTKTGRVDQSTPTVCGHAASVLDIQWCPHDDNIIASASEDCTVKIWHIPDGGLTVPMTEATITLEGHSKRVGILAWHPTALNILLTAGCDNLLCIWDIGTGELVYELSDAHPDQIYSVCWNREGSVICTTCKDKALRVIDPRRGTILKVREKAHEGTRPMRGVFLADGKILTTGFSRMSERQLALWDTKDLSEPMAVQEMDTSNGVLLPFYDPDTNMVYLCGKGDCTIRYFEVTNESPYIHFLSLYSSKEPQRGAGFLSKRGVDVNKCEIARFYKLHERKIEPISMTVPRKSDLFQGDLYPDTAGLEPSLLAEDWIAGQDAPPILVSMSGSYNVPASKYNTLRGRPKLLPQSNSATSISTTALSTNTAARQTGSERTPLFRREVEGGTDRTRKGDDQLADILTEVRALRALVLAQGHRIDALERQLARLDEGEV